A stretch of Planctomicrobium piriforme DNA encodes these proteins:
- a CDS encoding response regulator, with amino-acid sequence MSHDAIGRPMEILLIEDSLMAARLATGALSKSGLDHRLTWLSDGQEARSFLLQSGKYTRAPRPDLILLDLHLPEVDGTTLLREIREKPALKMIPIVIMTGTAGEKEITEIESLDVQGFLVKPVDLTQFLKLVETLKGYWKTDMIVKG; translated from the coding sequence ATGTCTCACGATGCCATTGGTCGCCCAATGGAAATTCTGCTGATCGAAGACAGCCTGATGGCAGCCCGGCTGGCAACCGGCGCTCTGTCAAAAAGCGGTCTCGATCACCGGCTGACCTGGCTGAGCGATGGCCAGGAAGCCCGCAGTTTCTTGCTGCAGAGCGGAAAGTACACGCGGGCTCCACGGCCCGATCTCATTTTGCTCGACCTGCATCTTCCGGAAGTGGACGGGACCACGCTGCTGCGGGAGATCCGTGAGAAGCCGGCGCTCAAGATGATTCCCATCGTGATCATGACCGGTACTGCCGGGGAAAAAGAGATCACAGAAATCGAATCCCTGGACGTGCAGGGGTTTCTCGTGAAGCCGGTGGACCTCACCCAGTTCCTTAAACTGGTCGAGACGCTGAAAGGCTACTGGAAAACCGATATGATCGTGAAAGGGTAG
- the rnc gene encoding ribonuclease III has translation MNSDSISDLTSPDPAAADDLLIEDALVEVVELSLDRLEGCQKILKYQFRETPLLLRCLTHASAARTRLESNERLEFLGDAILGAVVCEMLYEMFPESSEGELTRIKSVVVSRTTCARVVQDLGLQEYLILGKGISTHVHVPTSILATAFEALIGGVYLDGGYAMAREFVRWVIAEDVFGAAESAIGVNYKSLFQQRTQRLFGETPLYRVLDERGPDHSKCFQVAAVVGVKNFSPAWGSSKKIAEQRAAHNALCELDGEPVPHDDSTAGE, from the coding sequence TTGAATTCCGATTCCATCAGCGATCTGACCTCGCCTGACCCCGCCGCGGCAGATGACCTGCTCATCGAAGACGCGCTTGTTGAAGTTGTGGAACTCTCGCTGGACCGGCTGGAGGGTTGCCAGAAGATTCTGAAATACCAGTTCCGAGAGACTCCGCTGTTGTTGCGGTGTCTCACGCATGCTTCGGCGGCCCGCACCCGGCTGGAATCCAACGAGCGTCTCGAGTTTCTGGGTGACGCGATTCTCGGCGCCGTCGTCTGCGAAATGCTCTACGAAATGTTCCCCGAAAGTTCCGAAGGGGAGCTGACGCGCATCAAGTCGGTCGTCGTCAGCCGGACGACCTGTGCCCGCGTGGTGCAGGATCTCGGGCTGCAGGAATATCTGATTCTCGGCAAGGGCATCTCGACGCACGTGCATGTGCCCACGTCCATTCTCGCGACCGCTTTTGAGGCCCTGATCGGTGGGGTGTATCTGGACGGCGGATATGCGATGGCCCGAGAATTTGTCCGCTGGGTGATTGCCGAAGACGTGTTCGGCGCTGCGGAATCGGCGATCGGCGTGAACTACAAGAGCTTGTTCCAGCAGCGGACACAGCGGCTGTTCGGCGAAACCCCTCTGTACCGGGTGCTGGACGAACGCGGACCCGATCACAGCAAATGTTTTCAGGTCGCCGCCGTTGTCGGGGTGAAAAATTTCTCACCGGCGTGGGGATCGAGCAAAAAGATCGCCGAGCAGCGCGCCGCCCACAACGCCCTGTGCGAACTCGATGGAGAACCCGTCCCTCACGACGACAGCACGGCGGGGGAATGA
- a CDS encoding tetratricopeptide repeat protein codes for MTSPAPSADALCGQARACLKQRDVAAAVAYYEQAIALDPHHIAAHEGLAAVCFAKKDNDRAVELFKRVVALDPRRNEANVNLGAAYNRRGDYLEAIKTLRHALARDRLCAAAYYNLGFAQRGAKQLSMAVSAFKEAIRLDPSMWEAYVNLGQLLLEMKNPSQALLNFERALQLRPDSTRARTGATEARNRIDAGKKAISPFGRLVDLKEVEKKAAQVEATTRTLTAEERFQERCEVHHLAKDNEQSSVLLLNHLKQEMGPILLSLNRLVTEKQNPALWSTSFDGFQASFRKFQAFADMAARKLDELQRHEHYICGPADGAAQEPGQAKPA; via the coding sequence GTGACATCTCCAGCACCATCTGCTGATGCTCTGTGCGGACAGGCGCGGGCCTGCCTGAAGCAGCGGGATGTTGCCGCAGCGGTCGCGTATTACGAACAGGCGATTGCTCTCGACCCGCATCACATCGCTGCCCACGAAGGGTTGGCGGCGGTCTGCTTCGCGAAAAAAGACAACGACCGCGCGGTGGAACTTTTCAAACGGGTGGTCGCGCTGGATCCCCGTCGCAATGAGGCAAACGTCAATCTCGGCGCGGCTTATAATCGCCGGGGCGATTACCTCGAAGCGATCAAAACGCTGCGGCATGCCCTCGCCCGCGACCGGCTGTGTGCCGCCGCCTATTACAACCTGGGGTTCGCCCAGCGCGGCGCCAAGCAGCTCAGCATGGCGGTCTCAGCTTTCAAGGAAGCGATCCGACTCGACCCCTCAATGTGGGAGGCCTACGTCAATCTCGGCCAGTTGCTCCTCGAGATGAAGAATCCCAGCCAGGCGCTGCTGAACTTCGAACGGGCTCTGCAACTGCGGCCTGATTCGACTCGGGCGCGCACGGGCGCGACGGAAGCGAGAAACCGCATCGACGCCGGCAAGAAGGCGATCAGCCCGTTCGGCCGTCTGGTCGACCTGAAGGAGGTCGAGAAGAAGGCGGCGCAGGTCGAGGCGACCACGCGAACGCTCACCGCCGAAGAACGCTTTCAGGAGCGGTGCGAGGTACATCATCTCGCCAAGGACAACGAGCAAAGTTCCGTCTTGCTGCTCAACCACCTGAAGCAGGAAATGGGTCCAATTTTGCTGAGCCTGAACCGGCTGGTCACGGAAAAGCAGAACCCGGCGCTGTGGAGCACGAGTTTTGACGGGTTTCAGGCGTCCTTTCGGAAGTTTCAGGCCTTTGCCGACATGGCTGCCCGCAAGCTCGACGAACTGCAGCGGCACGAGCACTACATCTGCGGGCCGGCTGACGGCGCCGCCCAGGAGCCCGGCCAGGCCAAGCCGGCGTAG
- a CDS encoding homocitrate synthase/isopropylmalate synthase family protein, which translates to MARFFSRLGRAAKNRIKREIIRHHRRSGTVLFSDTTLRDGEQMPGATLEPREKLEIALALEALGVHSLDAGFPASSASDVEAIRLMVPAVKRPVLTALCRTVRGDIDLADEALSGRAQHKRGVSLFCGTSPLHREFKLQKSREQIRDLVCSAIAYAAEKFEIVAFSPEDASRTEPDFLIEMYQAAIDAGATTVGFPDTVGILTPEKTRDALRHIQDHVPNLDRALFAVHFHNDLGLAVANTLAAIQEGVNVVQGTINGIGERAGNTALEQVALAMSLHPEEYGPLERIDLKNVAALCRLVAERTGIPIPVNQPIAGANIFATEAGIHQDGLLKNPDTYLPYRPDHVGGPGIELVIGRHSGRRAVRHRLEELGFQFDDAQVGLVLDTIKQQPKGTFVSETALRQIAAEIGQ; encoded by the coding sequence ATGGCTCGATTCTTTTCACGCCTGGGACGCGCGGCTAAAAACCGGATCAAGCGAGAGATCATCCGGCATCATCGCCGGTCGGGGACAGTCCTGTTCAGCGACACGACGCTCCGCGACGGCGAGCAGATGCCCGGCGCGACGCTGGAGCCTCGCGAGAAGCTGGAGATCGCGCTCGCACTCGAAGCACTGGGGGTGCATTCGCTAGATGCCGGATTCCCGGCATCCTCCGCCTCCGATGTGGAAGCGATCCGGCTGATGGTGCCCGCTGTGAAACGGCCGGTTCTCACGGCGCTATGCCGCACGGTGCGGGGGGATATCGACCTGGCCGACGAAGCCCTGTCTGGACGGGCACAACACAAGCGGGGGGTGAGTCTGTTTTGCGGCACCAGTCCCCTGCACCGCGAATTCAAACTGCAGAAATCACGAGAGCAGATCCGCGACCTGGTCTGCAGCGCGATTGCGTACGCAGCGGAGAAGTTCGAGATCGTCGCCTTCAGCCCTGAGGATGCGAGTCGCACGGAACCGGACTTTCTGATCGAGATGTATCAGGCGGCTATCGACGCCGGCGCGACGACGGTCGGCTTCCCGGATACCGTCGGCATCCTGACGCCGGAGAAGACCCGCGATGCCCTGCGGCACATTCAGGATCATGTGCCGAATCTTGACCGTGCCTTGTTTGCCGTCCATTTTCACAACGACCTGGGGCTGGCAGTGGCGAATACGCTGGCCGCGATTCAGGAAGGAGTGAACGTCGTCCAGGGGACGATCAACGGCATCGGCGAACGGGCAGGAAACACGGCGCTCGAACAGGTGGCGCTCGCCATGTCGCTGCATCCGGAGGAATACGGACCTCTCGAACGGATCGATCTCAAGAATGTCGCGGCGCTGTGCCGTCTGGTTGCGGAACGCACCGGGATTCCCATTCCCGTCAATCAACCGATCGCCGGCGCGAACATCTTCGCCACGGAGGCAGGCATCCATCAGGATGGACTGCTCAAGAATCCCGACACTTATTTACCGTACCGACCGGACCATGTCGGCGGACCTGGCATTGAACTGGTGATTGGCCGCCACAGTGGTCGGCGGGCTGTGCGACATCGGCTCGAAGAACTGGGATTTCAGTTCGACGACGCCCAGGTGGGTCTGGTTCTCGACACAATCAAGCAGCAGCCCAAGGGGACGTTTGTCAGTGAAACGGCTCTGCGACAGATTGCCGCCGAGATCGGACAATGA
- a CDS encoding peptide chain release factor 3 encodes MASNVSPEQDGLPSIETATSSDPVKQRRAEIARRRSFGIIAHPDAGKTTLTEKILLYSGRIEEAGAVRGRKTQRAARSDWMKMEQERGISVTATCLCFDYDGYRLNLLDTPGHQDFSEDTYRTLNAVDTAVMVVDAVNGIESQTIKLFKICAERKIPIITFVNKMDRPGGDPLRVLTDIENVLGIDAIPVNWPIGTGRDFNGLVDRLANEVIKFSPVLRGAHEVPVERAAMDDAANCPFPPEIMDHVRDEVSLLEGAGVPFQNELFLKGNQTPVFFGSALTNFGVEQFLQGFVRLAPPPSPRMSDQGLIDPTNPNFTGLVFKIQANLDPRHHDRVAFVRVCSGRFERDMEVTISRTGERLRIPRSHQLFAAERETVDEAYPGDVIGIVNPGKLRLGDTICGGKPLQYRGRWEYAPERFVRLRCADTSKRKQFTRGVTQLIEEGAVQLLSDGGTTLHEPTLGAVGELQFDVVQFRLASEYNAQTTVDRLPFQMGRWIETPNFDVDKYTLPSGSRVMYDQTGAPLLLFADDWSMDYFLRRHPDVKLSEHRPEV; translated from the coding sequence ATGGCGTCGAATGTGTCTCCGGAGCAGGACGGGCTCCCCTCCATCGAAACGGCGACTTCGTCAGATCCGGTGAAACAGCGCCGGGCCGAGATCGCTCGTCGTCGCAGCTTCGGCATCATCGCCCACCCCGATGCCGGTAAGACCACCCTGACCGAAAAAATTCTGCTGTATTCCGGCCGCATCGAAGAAGCCGGAGCAGTGCGAGGACGAAAAACGCAACGGGCGGCCCGATCCGACTGGATGAAAATGGAGCAGGAGCGCGGGATTTCGGTCACCGCGACCTGTCTCTGTTTTGATTACGACGGCTACCGGCTCAACCTGCTCGATACGCCAGGTCACCAGGACTTTAGTGAAGACACCTACCGCACGCTGAACGCGGTCGACACCGCGGTGATGGTGGTCGACGCGGTGAACGGCATCGAATCCCAGACGATCAAGCTGTTTAAGATCTGTGCAGAACGGAAGATTCCGATCATCACGTTTGTGAACAAGATGGACCGCCCCGGCGGCGACCCGTTGCGAGTGCTGACGGATATCGAAAACGTCCTCGGCATCGATGCCATTCCGGTGAACTGGCCGATCGGGACCGGCCGCGACTTCAACGGGCTGGTCGACCGCCTGGCCAACGAGGTCATTAAGTTTTCGCCGGTACTCCGTGGTGCGCATGAAGTCCCGGTGGAACGCGCTGCCATGGATGACGCGGCGAATTGTCCGTTTCCGCCTGAAATCATGGATCATGTCCGGGATGAGGTGAGCCTGCTGGAAGGGGCAGGGGTGCCCTTCCAGAACGAACTGTTTCTCAAGGGAAATCAGACGCCTGTCTTCTTCGGCAGTGCGTTGACGAACTTTGGGGTCGAACAGTTTCTGCAGGGCTTCGTGCGACTCGCTCCGCCGCCGTCTCCGCGGATGAGCGATCAGGGATTGATCGATCCGACCAATCCCAACTTCACCGGGCTGGTCTTCAAAATTCAGGCGAACCTCGATCCCCGCCATCACGACCGCGTCGCATTTGTACGAGTCTGCTCTGGTCGGTTCGAGCGGGATATGGAAGTGACGATCAGCCGCACGGGCGAGCGGCTGCGAATTCCGCGTTCGCATCAGCTTTTCGCCGCCGAACGGGAAACGGTGGATGAAGCCTATCCCGGCGACGTGATCGGCATCGTCAACCCCGGCAAGCTGCGGCTGGGAGATACGATCTGCGGCGGTAAGCCGCTGCAGTACCGCGGCCGCTGGGAATACGCACCTGAACGGTTTGTCCGCCTCCGCTGTGCAGACACCTCCAAGCGCAAGCAGTTTACGCGCGGAGTGACACAGTTGATTGAAGAAGGGGCCGTGCAGCTCCTCTCCGACGGCGGAACGACGCTGCACGAACCGACACTGGGAGCCGTGGGAGAACTGCAGTTCGACGTGGTGCAGTTCCGCCTGGCGTCGGAGTACAACGCACAGACGACCGTCGATCGGCTGCCGTTTCAAATGGGCCGCTGGATCGAGACTCCGAACTTTGACGTCGACAAGTACACGCTCCCCAGCGGCTCCCGGGTGATGTACGACCAGACCGGCGCGCCGCTGCTGCTGTTTGCCGACGACTGGTCGATGGACTACTTCCTCCGACGCCACCCCGACGTGAAACTCTCGGAGCACCGGCCAGAGGTGTAG
- a CDS encoding leucine-rich repeat domain-containing protein: MSTTAESTNSTDRKLRFIRPSFRPWHLVWMLPVLLVCAWTLFSVVSWKWQNDFVQSIERRNGSVHFYVEDFSPGIVAQVGQGLRKLTFGMWSPPERTYCTLMDLKGSGFDDIWMQRFGSKLRQQTHLRLSLKDCDITDDGLAQLGQMPRLEWLEITGGKITGRGLAALSLRSLQFLAIPGNRQFASGFPVNRVFPALESASVLSSKESPDFQWLSRQPMLRNVGFFGKNLSEDSISQLNQCTQLTGISVSDANDQTIKTLANLALPVVLIIDANDLTEESIPFFALMNPKVKVELMRNKLSDDVFEKLQAAGIAFVKLP; encoded by the coding sequence TTGTCCACAACCGCAGAATCAACGAATTCGACCGATCGGAAGCTGAGATTCATCCGACCTTCGTTCCGGCCGTGGCACCTGGTGTGGATGCTTCCGGTCCTGCTGGTCTGTGCGTGGACACTCTTCAGCGTTGTCAGTTGGAAATGGCAGAACGATTTCGTTCAATCAATTGAACGCCGAAATGGTTCTGTGCATTTTTATGTGGAGGACTTTTCGCCAGGTATCGTCGCTCAAGTAGGCCAGGGATTGCGAAAATTGACTTTTGGGATGTGGAGTCCACCTGAAAGGACGTATTGCACACTCATGGATCTCAAAGGTTCCGGCTTCGACGATATTTGGATGCAGCGATTTGGATCCAAACTCCGACAACAAACGCATCTTCGTCTGTCGTTAAAAGATTGCGATATCACGGATGACGGGTTAGCTCAGCTAGGCCAGATGCCACGCTTGGAATGGCTGGAGATCACGGGCGGCAAGATTACTGGTCGAGGATTAGCCGCGTTGTCACTGAGGTCGCTTCAGTTCCTGGCAATTCCCGGAAACCGGCAGTTTGCTTCCGGGTTTCCCGTTAACCGTGTCTTTCCGGCTTTAGAAAGTGCTTCCGTATTGAGCTCCAAGGAGTCGCCTGATTTTCAATGGCTCTCACGGCAGCCAATGCTCCGGAACGTTGGATTCTTCGGGAAGAATCTTTCTGAGGATTCGATTTCGCAATTGAATCAATGTACTCAGCTCACAGGAATCAGTGTTTCAGACGCCAACGATCAAACGATCAAGACTCTGGCAAACCTTGCATTGCCGGTGGTGCTGATCATCGACGCCAATGATCTCACAGAGGAAAGTATCCCTTTTTTTGCCTTGATGAACCCCAAGGTCAAGGTTGAACTCATGAGAAACAAACTGAGCGACGATGTGTTCGAAAAGCTGCAGGCTGCCGGAATTGCTTTTGTAAAACTTCCGTAG
- a CDS encoding type II secretion system F family protein, which translates to MFSQRASMRELASLSRNLGVSLHSGIGIVKAFDLTSRKTTGRLHAAVQDIIRELKSGSDVTTALEKQSEVFPDLFIDMVQVGETTGNLPEVLKSLAEHYENNVRLRREFIGQITMPTIQLIVAVFVIAALICLLGVIGGSTGQTFDVLGWGLLGPTGAMIWLGAWAMGVASIVIGYKLVSTSLGGQKTIHRWLLSLPVIGHCLRSFAIARFSWGFSLTQGAGMPIEDSIDAALRATSNGAFIAAAPDMIADISSGENLTEAFTRSELFPRDFLEFVLVAEQSGTVPEALHRLSPQFEEDARRSLQNMAAAMSWAVWAAVAGFIIFIVFTIALWYIGMINELLQETNR; encoded by the coding sequence ATGTTTTCCCAACGTGCCTCAATGCGGGAGCTTGCCAGCCTGTCTCGGAATCTGGGAGTCTCGCTGCATTCCGGGATCGGCATCGTCAAAGCGTTTGATCTCACGTCGCGGAAAACCACCGGCCGCCTGCATGCGGCGGTTCAGGACATCATCCGCGAACTGAAATCGGGCAGCGATGTCACCACGGCACTGGAGAAACAAAGCGAGGTCTTTCCCGACCTGTTCATCGACATGGTGCAGGTGGGGGAAACGACGGGGAACCTGCCCGAAGTGTTGAAATCGCTCGCCGAGCACTACGAAAACAATGTCCGGCTGCGACGCGAATTTATCGGGCAGATTACGATGCCGACGATTCAGTTGATCGTGGCGGTCTTCGTCATCGCGGCCCTGATTTGCCTGTTGGGAGTCATTGGCGGTTCGACGGGACAAACATTTGACGTCCTAGGTTGGGGACTGCTCGGACCGACGGGGGCCATGATCTGGCTCGGAGCCTGGGCGATGGGCGTCGCCAGCATCGTCATCGGCTACAAGCTGGTCTCCACCTCACTGGGCGGCCAGAAGACGATTCACCGCTGGCTGCTTTCACTTCCGGTCATCGGCCATTGCCTGCGATCCTTCGCCATCGCCAGGTTCTCGTGGGGCTTTTCCCTCACTCAGGGAGCCGGAATGCCGATTGAAGACAGCATCGACGCCGCCCTGCGGGCGACTTCCAACGGGGCCTTCATCGCCGCCGCACCCGACATGATCGCCGACATCTCTTCCGGCGAAAACCTGACCGAGGCGTTTACCAGAAGCGAGCTTTTCCCGCGTGACTTCCTGGAATTTGTGCTTGTCGCAGAACAGTCCGGCACCGTCCCCGAGGCACTGCACCGCTTGAGCCCTCAGTTCGAAGAAGACGCCCGTCGCAGCCTGCAGAACATGGCAGCCGCCATGAGCTGGGCCGTCTGGGCCGCGGTGGCCGGCTTCATCATCTTCATCGTCTTCACGATCGCCCTGTGGTACATCGGGATGATCAATGAGTTGCTGCAGGAAACGAATCGATGA
- a CDS encoding acyl-CoA synthetase family protein → MRFLAAAKRHRWLSLAETVRKVTFVSDQLAALVADARKKLDEQTVKTVRLHFDPELGAPFWLEQAKTYNFNPLTDVNCFDDLKKFPLFEDEWLRGGPVTKFLPKKWQNEYKYTFETGGTTGIPKSRCVVRDHWIDYEEFSKTLPDESFPRGSNWLMLGPSGPRRLRLAVEHLCQYRGGICFCVDLDPRWVVKLLKKGDFEGAKAYAAHVIDQAYTILTAGHDIKCMFATPKLLEALAMRLIDEGTSISEIGIKGIFAGGTEFTPQWFRFCKEELLGDDVYITPTYGNTLMGLACGKPFDPADNYKITYHAPQPRAAIEVVDFDDYSKLVGYGETGRVKLYTLTDELFVPGFMERDEGEREKPHLKYPWDGISGTRPFHVFAKTTTVGVY, encoded by the coding sequence ATGCGTTTTCTGGCGGCGGCGAAACGACATCGCTGGCTCTCTCTGGCTGAAACTGTACGAAAGGTCACGTTCGTGAGCGATCAACTGGCCGCGCTTGTTGCTGATGCCCGAAAGAAACTGGACGAGCAGACGGTCAAAACCGTACGTCTGCACTTTGATCCGGAACTGGGCGCTCCCTTCTGGCTGGAACAGGCCAAGACCTACAACTTCAATCCGCTGACTGACGTCAACTGTTTCGACGACCTCAAAAAGTTTCCGCTGTTCGAGGACGAATGGCTCCGCGGCGGGCCGGTGACCAAGTTCCTCCCGAAGAAATGGCAGAACGAATACAAGTATACGTTCGAGACCGGCGGCACCACCGGGATTCCCAAATCTCGCTGCGTCGTCCGCGATCACTGGATCGACTACGAAGAGTTCTCGAAGACGCTGCCGGACGAGTCGTTTCCCCGCGGGTCGAACTGGCTGATGCTTGGCCCGAGCGGCCCCCGTCGTTTGCGACTGGCGGTCGAACATCTCTGCCAGTATCGCGGCGGCATCTGCTTCTGCGTCGATCTCGACCCTCGCTGGGTCGTGAAACTGCTCAAGAAAGGGGACTTCGAGGGGGCCAAAGCCTACGCTGCCCACGTCATCGATCAGGCGTACACGATTCTGACCGCCGGTCACGACATCAAATGCATGTTCGCGACTCCAAAACTGCTCGAAGCCCTGGCGATGCGGTTGATCGACGAAGGAACCAGCATTTCCGAAATCGGCATCAAGGGGATTTTCGCCGGCGGAACCGAGTTCACGCCGCAGTGGTTCCGCTTCTGTAAGGAAGAACTGCTCGGAGACGACGTTTACATCACGCCCACCTACGGCAACACGCTGATGGGCCTCGCCTGCGGCAAGCCGTTCGATCCGGCCGACAACTACAAGATCACCTACCACGCTCCGCAGCCTCGGGCGGCGATTGAAGTGGTCGACTTCGACGACTATTCGAAACTCGTCGGCTACGGCGAAACCGGCCGTGTGAAACTCTACACGCTGACCGACGAACTCTTCGTCCCCGGCTTCATGGAGCGGGACGAAGGAGAGCGGGAGAAGCCGCATTTGAAATACCCCTGGGACGGCATCAGCGGCACCCGACCGTTCCATGTGTTTGCGAAGACGACGACAGTGGGGGTGTATTGA
- a CDS encoding DinB family protein has protein sequence MLELAIKQNKFLLGYTDGLVRDVADERFTEQPLPKVNHPAWILGHLAYAGDGCVGLLGGDKTLSPEWLELFKGGTSLTDVRSNYPSKDELLASLRKRYETAQALAERITPEQAMAPNGHARLKESMPQVQDLASFLLTGHFAVHLGQLSMWRRMIGLPPMF, from the coding sequence GTGCTTGAACTTGCCATCAAACAGAACAAATTCCTGCTCGGTTACACCGATGGGCTCGTGCGTGACGTTGCGGACGAACGGTTCACCGAACAGCCGTTGCCGAAAGTGAATCACCCTGCCTGGATTCTCGGGCATCTGGCGTATGCCGGCGACGGCTGTGTGGGATTGCTCGGGGGTGACAAGACGCTGTCGCCGGAATGGCTGGAGCTGTTCAAAGGGGGAACCAGCCTGACCGACGTTCGGTCGAACTACCCCTCCAAAGACGAACTCCTGGCCAGCCTGCGGAAACGTTACGAAACCGCACAAGCCCTGGCCGAACGAATCACGCCGGAACAGGCGATGGCCCCGAACGGGCACGCACGGCTGAAAGAGTCAATGCCACAGGTGCAGGATCTCGCCTCGTTTCTGTTGACCGGCCACTTCGCAGTCCATCTGGGCCAGCTTTCCATGTGGCGCCGCATGATCGGCCTGCCGCCGATGTTTTGA
- a CDS encoding AAA family ATPase, whose product MSVPFVATVRHLPQSEELLREFPGNLPFVNGMELEFETPVTFFVGENGSGKSTLLEAIAVLAGFPISGGSTNESGSRHGLAEKSLLAEQLRVGFRNRPRDGYFFRAELQAHFATLLDERRDDPDFAGDPYARYGGKSLLLQSHGEAFLSVMKNRFNSGLYLLDEPESALSPQRQLALLALMYQLVEKQQAQFLVATHSPILLTYPGAKMISFDDPGLPSIEFTETKHYQITHGILTRPESYWKYLREE is encoded by the coding sequence ATGTCCGTGCCATTTGTGGCGACAGTCCGGCATCTGCCGCAGTCCGAGGAGCTTCTTCGCGAGTTTCCTGGCAACCTGCCGTTTGTAAACGGGATGGAGCTTGAATTTGAAACTCCGGTCACGTTCTTCGTCGGAGAGAACGGTTCTGGGAAATCGACGCTGCTTGAGGCGATTGCTGTCCTTGCAGGTTTCCCGATCTCGGGCGGGAGTACAAACGAGTCCGGCAGCCGTCACGGGTTAGCTGAAAAAAGTCTGCTGGCCGAACAGTTGAGAGTCGGTTTTCGCAATCGGCCCAGAGATGGCTATTTCTTTCGGGCGGAACTTCAGGCTCATTTTGCGACGTTGCTGGATGAACGGCGAGATGATCCTGACTTTGCAGGTGATCCCTATGCCCGATACGGCGGAAAGTCCCTGCTCCTGCAGTCTCACGGCGAAGCGTTTCTGTCGGTGATGAAAAACCGTTTCAACTCCGGTTTATACCTGCTCGATGAGCCAGAGTCGGCGCTTTCGCCGCAACGTCAGCTTGCCCTATTGGCGCTCATGTATCAACTCGTCGAAAAGCAACAGGCCCAGTTTCTGGTCGCCACACATTCGCCGATTCTGCTGACTTACCCGGGTGCGAAGATGATCTCGTTTGATGATCCCGGGTTGCCCAGCATTGAGTTCACCGAGACGAAGCACTATCAGATTACGCACGGAATTCTGACTCGGCCGGAATCGTATTGGAAGTACCTGCGCGAGGAATAA
- a CDS encoding LamG domain-containing protein — protein MNHFSPSFKSLTFIPLLLVVTSVPLLAAEPTGDAKVVTSMPGLVGFWTFSEEPGQPRKSLSTPQQHPLQEVGGPVARAEGGPFSGYSADFDGKHYFRIPYAEIGDLNICGPNAQVSMFAVVKLNEMKRGVTIAGIWSEGKGANDDTGTRQYAMLLNMPTYGGPRQLTPHISSEGGVSRRADGSAFPWCCDYAASKSPVPVGEWVTLGFTYDSKFIRAYYNGVLEERPIVPGVDKRDDPYFTTEGPNGASRGVNPFYHGRGIFCYDPAKHAKTKPGGGADFTVAARYAVGDFLGEAMRGKMGGLAVFDRAISDTEMRQLHDAASLPALK, from the coding sequence ATGAACCATTTTTCACCGTCGTTCAAATCACTTACCTTCATCCCGCTTTTGCTGGTTGTCACCAGTGTTCCTCTGCTCGCCGCCGAACCCACCGGTGATGCCAAGGTCGTCACCAGCATGCCTGGCCTCGTCGGGTTCTGGACGTTCTCTGAAGAACCGGGGCAGCCTCGGAAATCCCTCTCTACGCCGCAGCAGCATCCGCTTCAGGAAGTCGGCGGGCCGGTGGCGCGGGCGGAGGGGGGGCCGTTTTCAGGGTACTCGGCCGATTTCGACGGCAAGCATTACTTCCGGATTCCCTATGCGGAAATCGGCGATCTCAACATCTGCGGGCCGAATGCCCAGGTGAGCATGTTTGCCGTCGTGAAGCTCAATGAAATGAAACGGGGCGTCACAATTGCAGGGATCTGGAGCGAAGGGAAAGGGGCCAACGACGATACCGGCACGCGGCAGTATGCAATGCTGCTCAACATGCCCACCTACGGCGGCCCGCGACAGTTGACTCCGCATATCTCGAGCGAAGGGGGCGTCTCCCGTCGGGCCGACGGCAGTGCGTTTCCCTGGTGTTGCGACTACGCCGCGAGCAAGTCTCCGGTGCCGGTGGGAGAATGGGTGACGCTCGGTTTCACCTATGACTCGAAGTTCATCCGCGCCTACTACAACGGCGTCCTCGAAGAACGTCCCATCGTGCCGGGCGTCGATAAGCGGGATGACCCTTACTTCACCACCGAAGGCCCCAACGGCGCTTCACGGGGAGTCAACCCGTTCTATCACGGCCGCGGCATCTTCTGCTACGACCCTGCCAAACATGCAAAGACCAAACCGGGCGGCGGAGCCGACTTCACGGTCGCAGCGCGTTATGCCGTTGGTGATTTTCTCGGTGAAGCGATGCGCGGAAAGATGGGCGGCCTGGCCGTTTTTGATCGTGCGATCAGCGATACGGAAATGCGTCAGTTACATGACGCGGCGAGCCTGCCGGCGCTGAAGTGA